In the genome of Neofelis nebulosa isolate mNeoNeb1 chromosome 6, mNeoNeb1.pri, whole genome shotgun sequence, one region contains:
- the LOC131515525 gene encoding olfactory receptor 2B6-like, which translates to MNNSHPEEFVLLGFADRPWLELPLFAILLVTYPMALVGNTAIILVSRLDARLHSPMYFFLTNLSFLDMCYTTSIVPQMLFNLGSTKKTISYVGCAAQLYFFHTMGGTECLLLAIMSFDRYLAICKPLHYTLIMNPRICILLASTVWLTGITYAVSEATATLPLPLCGLNKLDHLLCEIPVLIKAACGAKAANELTLSVVCIFMLAVPLGLILASYACIGHAVFKIKSSEGRKKAFGTCSSHLIVVFLFYGPAISMYLQPPSSISRDQPKFMALFYGVVTPALNPFIYTLRNKDVKEALGNLVRGIFASK; encoded by the coding sequence ATGAATAACAGCCATCCTGAAGAGTTTGTTCTACTAGGCTTTGCAGATCGTCCTTGGCTGGAGCTTCCTCTATTTGCTATTCTTCTTGTAACATACCCCATGGCCCTGGTAGGAAACACGGCCATCATTCTGGTGTCCAGGTTAGATGCCCGTCTGCACAgccccatgtatttcttcctcacCAACCTCTCCTTCCTGGACATGTGCTACACCACAAGCATCGTCCCTCAGATGCTGTTTAACCTGGGAAGCACCAAGAAGACGATCAGCTATGTGGGGTGTGCAGCTCAGCTTTATTTCTTCCACACAATGGGGGGCACAGAATGTCTGCTTCTGGCTATTATGTCTTTTGATCGCTACCTGGCTATCTGCAAGCCTCTACACTACACCCTCATCATGAACCCACGCATCTGTATCCTGCTGGCATCCACTGTGTGGTTGACTGGAATCACGTATGCTGTCTCAGAGGCCACTGCTACCTTGCCGTTACCACTGTGTGGACTCAATAAATTGGACCACTTGCTGTGTGAGATTCCTGTTCTGATAAAGGCTGCCTGTGGAGCAAAGGCTGCTAATGAGCTCACACTCTCTGTGGTGTGTATTTTTATGTTAGCTGTCCCGCTAGGCTTAATTCTTGCTTCCTATGCTTGCATTGGACATGCCGTATTTAAAATTAAGTCttctgagggaaggaaaaaggccttTGGAACATGTTCTTcccatctcattgtagttttcttgttttatggtCCAGCCATTAGCATGTACCTTCAGCCCCCCTCCTCCATCTCAAGAGACCAGCCCAAATTCATGGCGCTCTTCTATGGAGTAGTGACCCCTGCGCTGAACCCTTTTATCTACACCTTGAGGAATAAGGATGTAAAGGAGGCATTAGGCAACCTAGTCAGGGGCATTTTTGCATCCAAGTGA